In Rhinolophus sinicus isolate RSC01 linkage group LG01, ASM3656204v1, whole genome shotgun sequence, the genomic stretch atatatccttcAGTATAGAATTGGTATCAAGGGAACATTTTAAACATGATTCTGGTGAGTCTCTTATGAGCCTACTTTCCagaaaaattttatatgaaatttcctgATTAACAAAAAAACCTTAAAGTCGTAGATTTAAGTTGAGAAACTATGGTATGCGAGGTAAGGTCATTGTAGTACTTATGCACAATGTAACACGTACACAAGAACCTAAAGAGGCATCTATCTCAAATGTCAGGCAGGATATCGGAGTGCATAGAGAAGAGAGGCCTTTTTATGTCAGATAGTGAAAAAAGACACAGTATGTGCCTCCAACAATAAACGGAGCAACACACACATATGCGGTGCCAATTCATAGAATGCAGAGAAGATCAATTAGAAATTGTACTGTGATAGCCgcacattttggagaaaaattccCAAGCGAGGCGGATGTGGATTGGGATAAAAACATAGGCCGTATACACCACCATAGCAACAATGGTTAGCAAGATGGTGTTGAACATGGATTGCTCCCAGGGCTCCAGGACGGCACAGCAGCTTATGATCTGGTATTGATAGTAGAGCCAGGAGAAATAGTCCTTTACACGCCTGAAATCCATGGTTGGCTTCTTCAAGCTGTGGAAAGTCTGTCCTGGTAAAGAAGGCAAcagattagaagaaaaataaaacccagaagcaaacacaggaTTTCCTTAGATTTTCATGATCTCAGCCTGGTAAAACCTTTCAAAGAATGTTAACCATCATTGAATGGACTGATATGACCGTTATATAGAAATAATAtgcaatatattaataatatcgCCACGACTAATAACTACTACTAGACTTAATAGCAACaatattattaatagtaatattcATCTACAAATGTTAATTCCTAGCAACAACtctaatgataataatacctaaaaATTGAGGctgaccacattttctttagccaTGTATACAGAGAGAGATAAAcatgaattttctaaatttcctacAACACATATTCTGGAAGAAGATTTAAAGAATTGTGTTCAGAAAAGAGTTACCATAACAAGCCTGAGGCTGTTATCTTTAGAAAGACCTGCTTGCTTGCAAGTTCGGCCCTTGTCTGGCATCTGGGATCTTGGGTTTTGGAATGTTCGCTCCATTTCCCAATAGATAAGGATGACGCATTATGCCTACACTGTACAAACACTGTAATTAATGGTGAACATCTGCTTTATTTTGGGAGTCTGAAATTTTGGTAATTACCAGACAAAGAGTGTCCACATAACCAGTCCCAGTGAAAACCTTGGTGctgagtctctaatgagcttccctggGCAGAACCGTTGCACATGTATGACTGCCCTTTTGCCGGTAGAGAAAGGAGTGCACTGTGTGTGTTCACTCATGGGAAGGTGAGAGCATAGGAAGCCCATAAAGGGATTTCTTCAGACTCCACCTGTGTCTTTCTTCCTTGCTGACCCTGTTGTATAGCCTTTCACTGTGGTGAAGTACAGCTGTGAGTGCAGATGTATGTTGAGTCCTGTGAGTCTTCCTAGTGACTCACTGAACATGTGGCTGGTCTTGGGGACCTCTGAAACAAAGGGGAAGCCCAAAGTGTGCCTTTGGGTGGTTGTGTGTGTTCTGGGTACAGAACTTATGAAAACcagataaaaatgtttcattggCCCTCAGATAGGACAGCTATAATCACATGTAAATTTTCCTAGAAAGAAGAGCAtctatcctttcttaaaatgattcGTGGAAAGATTTTGCAGACTTTCACAGACAGGATGGGTGTCTATAGGGCTACAAGCTGACCTTCGTGCCTGTTTTGCCTACTTCTAAGAATATAATGGTGCTACATTATCCAAGTCCACTTTTATAACTCTTACTATTCAAATCACAGTTACATTTTTTTGAACATTATTTCTATCTTCTGACCTCCAactgtctctcttttcttttttgattctcTTTGGAGTAAATAAAGCAAGATattttttgctccataagactaTGGACTCCTTAAGCTTTGGGAGACTCTCATGATCCTAATGCCTGGCATAAAGATGGTAATCAGTGAGTACTTGCTGAGTAATGAGTAAAGGAATGCATGTCGGGTAaccaacttaaaaataataattatagatcACTCATAGTCCCAACCTAAGCCTGTCTGGTTTGCTATTGTTGATTTTCAACAGCTTGGCTTTGATAATAAGTAACACTTTCTAATAAGGATAATTTCCACAAAAACTTAAAATGGAAAGTCTTTGTGTTACCAGGTCACAATTATCTATAATAATGGCCAGGATAATTCAAATAAGCAGATAAGCAACTGAAGATGTTTTACTTTCTTACAAAAAGAAGTCAGTCTCCCATCTTCTCTGGAAGCCAGAGTGGGAACtaagtactgtattttgctgtgtataatgcacacttttttggcccaaatttgtgagggaaaaatgagGCTGCACATTATACATGAATAGTACTAATTGTACATCTATATAAATGTtatcaattcttttatttatgcttatgatttaaaagtgtaactctagaaatcagtaacaatatccgtatgcagaataataccctggaataagCTAaccagttttgttgaacttaagatgaaattgcaacaatgaagagttcttggccttctatgatgtgcaaatattgtatatttgttaccggtacataacatttcttgtaccttgt encodes the following:
- the SPTSSB gene encoding serine palmitoyltransferase small subunit B isoform X1, which codes for MSRQTFHSLKKPTMDFRRVKDYFSWLYYQYQIISCCAVLEPWEQSMFNTILLTIVAMVVYTAYVFIPIHIRLAWEFFSKMCGYHSTISN
- the SPTSSB gene encoding serine palmitoyltransferase small subunit B isoform X2; translation: MDFRRVKDYFSWLYYQYQIISCCAVLEPWEQSMFNTILLTIVAMVVYTAYVFIPIHIRLAWEFFSKMCGYHSTISN